In Hypanus sabinus isolate sHypSab1 chromosome X1 unlocalized genomic scaffold, sHypSab1.hap1 SUPER_X1_unloc_1, whole genome shotgun sequence, one genomic interval encodes:
- the LOC132385568 gene encoding uncharacterized protein LOC132385568 produces MRMPQDPLHPVQEQLLPPQPSGRRYRSLRTHSTRFRNSYYPSTIRKEVQEPQDPLHPVQEQLLPLNHQEGGTGASGPTPPGSGTVIPPQPSGRRYRSLRTHSTRFRNSYYPSTVRKEVQEPQDPLHPVQEQLLPLNRQEGGTGASGPTPPGSGTVITPQPSGRRYRSLRSHTTRFRDSYYPPTIRKEVQEPQVPHHQIQRQLLPPNHQEGGTGASGPTPPGSGTVITPQPSGRRYRSLRSHTTRFRDSYYPSTIRKEVQEPQVPHHQVQEQLLPLNHQEGGTGASEPTPPGSGTVITPTGTSEPITPCSGTFITPSAIRLLNQRE; encoded by the coding sequence ATGAGgatgcctcaggacccactccacccggttcaggaacagttattaccccctcaaccatcaggaaggaggtacaggagcctcaggacccactccacccggttcaggaacagttattacccctcaaccatcaggaaggaggtacaggagcctcaggacccactccacccggttcaggaacagttattacccctcaaccatcaggaaggaggtacaggagcctcaggacccactccacccggttcaggaacagttataccccctcaaccatcaggaaggaggtacaggagcctcaggacccactccacccggttcaggaacagttactacccctcaaccgtcaggaaggaggtacaggagcctcaggacccactccacccggttcaggaacagttactacccctcaaccgtcaggaaggaggtacaggagcctcagggcccactccaccaggttcagggacagttattaccccccaaccatcaggaaggaggtacaggagcctcaggtcccacaccaccagattcagagacagttattaccccccaaccatcagaaaggaggtacaggagcctcaggtcccacaccaccagattcagagacagttattaccccccaaccatcaggaaggaggtacaggagcctcaggtcccacaccaccaggttcagggacagttattaccccccaaccatcaggaaggaggtacaggagcctcaggtcccacaccaccaggttcagggacagttattacccctcaaccatcaggaaggaggtacaggagcctcaggtcccacaccaccaggttcaggaacagttattacccctcaaccatcaggaaggaggtacaggagcctcagaacccacaccaccaggttcaggaacagttattacccctacaGGCACCTCAGAACCCAtaacaccatgttcaggaacatttattaccccctcagccatcaggctcttgaaccagagggaataa